In Miscanthus floridulus cultivar M001 chromosome 8, ASM1932011v1, whole genome shotgun sequence, the sequence GTCCCTACCTTCGCCGGATTCCGCCACCGATGGATCCCGCGGCGCCGGGGAGGTTCGACAAGCTCCAGAGCTCGTTCAAGCTCACCGTCCAGTGCCTCCTCACAGCCTGCTCCCGCGAGGTTGGTTGGTTTCGTTCGCTGGCTCGCCCCCCCTACTCCCCTTCCTCAACTCCCGTTTCCTCCCCCCTGGCGACGCTGGTCTCGCTAGGGTTTGAGCCAGCGGAAGAGCACATATCCTGGGCGGGGATTCGATTTCCCAGTTGGTCGTGCTACAGAAATGTGGGATCAGCATTCGATTGACTCGTGCTCTTGAGCGTTTCAGGTTGTCAATGAGGCTTTCTCGTCGTTCACCGATGCCGAGAAGGAGCGTCTGCACCGAATGCTCACCCTCGTGAGTGTCCTGATCTATGCCCTGTCCAATAGTTACGATGTGCAATGAACTTGTAAATTATTTCATCCTTGCGATACCTACTAATTTGAATGCCGCGCAAAGTTCAGTTCTATTTTTTTTGCGGTCAAAAGTTCAGTTCTGCATCCGGCTAGTGTGAGTGTCTGTGTGTGACTCATGTAGATTAAtccatttttgtgttttttttcaGGTGATGAAGAATACGCATGCCAACATAATGGTACAGTTTTTTGTTCCTGAAGGGTCCAATTCCTGAATAATATCAGTTTAGCATTCAGATTTTGTTCAAACACATGCCATTCTACCATTGATTTCTTAACTACACCTCCCTTTTGTAGTGGCATTACATTCCTAGCTTACTACTTTACTAGCAACGAGGACATTCCGTGGATTAGAAACAAAGCCTGTGCTAAGGGTTATGTTATTATACAATGCCTTTCTGCCTGTCTCTCACTATGTTTTCTGCTGCCTCACTTGCACGGTTTACCACTTGTATCTAATATAGAAGCATGCATTCTTAAATTACAAAACTGATATCGCTTCTGTTCTGTTTGCCAAGCCtgatgcagttagtttatatttatCTTCCTTCCTTTGCATGTGCGAGCATTGTATTGAACCCAATATGTTATAATTTGTTTTCTCTTCTTATTGCAGGATGAGTTTAACGACTTCTGCCAAGAAACACAGGTAACTTTGAAATCAGTATTTTCCCAAACACGTTGACAGATTTTCATCACAGTTGTGGATTTTCAACAAAGTATGTTTCTGATTAATTAACAGTTCAACTCAGTGAGACATATTACAATTTAGATATTGTTTATATTCATATTTATTCATATTTATAGTTGTAGCAGCACTATAAATATAAAAGGAGCTCTTACGTCTTACCCACCAAATACTATGGGAATTCTTTTAAATTCAATGGGTTGGACTGGTTGCGATTTGGTTGTACTTCACCACAAAGTATATGAGGGTATCATTCATGAAGGGGGTGAAACTGTACTATATGTTGTTAAATCCGTAATTTAAATGTATCTTATCCTCTGCGTCTACTGCTATAACGACAAATGTTACCATTTAGAAGTTCAGCCTTCAGCAACTGGTTTTGTCAATCAAGTAATCAGCAAGTAGAGGCTGCACATCACTTAATAGGCTTAGCCTGTGTAGTTAATAAGCCCTGCTTCCTAAGCACTTCCTAGATAACTATGCTAGTTAATTACAGTCATTAAAGACCTTGGGCAGCCCAAGAGGTGTGTACGGCTGCCAAGGCACCTATCTGATTAGCTATGCTCTAGTGAGCTGTTTGTAATCAATGCAATGTCTATCTATATATATGATCAAGGAGACGGCCTGGGGTTAGTGGCTTTTCAGGCTAATCAAGTCTGTGTTACCTCcaacatttggtatcagagcacTAGGTTAGACACCAGAGAGCCACGAGGCCAACTCCTCACCTTCTCCACCCCATGTCGACCTCTGCTGAGCGCGCTGCCAGGCTCAAGGCCAAGGGAACCGGCGATGGAGAGCTGGGCGACTCCTCCGGCCGTGTCGCGCGCTTGAAGGCTGCAGAGGAAGCAGCAGCGCTGGCAGTCCAGGCAGCAAAGcaggcggcggctgctgcagaGGCGGCAGCAAGGACGGCGCAGGAGCTGCGGGCCGAAATTGCTGCtgagaagggagaagaagaggatgcagaggaggaggaagaggaggcggaGAGCAGGAATCGGGGGCTGCGGACTCCGTCGCGAGACAGGAGGCGCTCGTAGTCACCACTGCGGGACCGGaggcgcggccgcggcggcggtcgCTACGAATCACCGCACGGCAGAGTGGTGTACCGCGACTCCGGTAGCAGCACATCGTGGCCGATGCTGGACAAGTCGAACTACTACGAGTGGAGTCAGACCATGAAGCTGAGGATGCAGGCGCGCGATCTCTGGGACGCCATCGAGGGCGGCCCTGTCCAGTTTCGCGATGACAGGCGTGCACTGGAGGTGATTGTCGGGGCCGTGCCCAAGGAGATGGGCATCCCACTCCTCGACAAGGCTACGGCGAAGGAGgcgtgggacgccatcgctgcgactCGCATCGGCGTGGACCGGGTCCGTCGAGCAACGCTGCAGCGCCTACGCCGCGATTGGGAGAACATCGGCGTCAACCCCGGCGAGCAAGTGGAGGATTTCGCCCTGCGTCTGTCAACTCTGCACCAGCAGCTTGTCATTCATGGTGACAAGGACATCACTGAGGAGCGTGTGGTGGAGAAGTTTCTGCGCACGGTGCCAGCCAAGTACGCGCAGATTGTTGTCGCCATTGAGCAGTTCCTCGACTTTGAGGCGCTCACTCTTGAGGAGGTGACTGGAAGGCTCAAGGCGGTGGATAATCGCGAGGAACAAGCGCTGACCGAGCCGGTGGCCATCAACGGCAAGCTGCTGTACACCGAGGAGCAGTGGAGAGCGCgctggaggaaggagaagaagggagatgATGCCAGTGGTTCTGGTTTCAGGAACCAGCGCGGTGGCGGTGGACGTAGCCGCGGtggtggacgaggacgaggcagaggCGGTGGACGTGGTGGCGGACGAGGAGATGGCAATGTTGCTGGCCGCGTCGGCCCCAACACCTGCCTCAACTGCAACCAGGAGGGTCACTGGGCACGTGAGTGTCCCCAGCCGCGCCGTGAAGATGCAGAGCGCGGCGGTGGAGGTGGAAACCGTGCTGGCCGCGGCGGTGGCAATCGTGGTGGAGGTCGTGGCGGCGGAAATCAGGCTAGGCAGCGTGGCGGGAACCAAGGAAGGCATGAGGCGCGCGCCCAGTACGCCGAGTGCGATGAAGATGGCGCTCTGTTTCTGGCACATGGCTTCATTAGCCTGGAACAGAGCACGCTGGTGCACAGCTACACGGCGCAGCACGTCGAGTTCTCCGAGCCACGTGCTCGCGCCTATCTCGGCGTGGACGAAGAAGAGGTGGACAGCGGctggtacctggactccggcgcGACGCATCACATGACCGGGCGCCAAGAGTTCTTTGCTGATCTGAACACTGGCGTTCGAGGAACGGTCCGGTTCGGGGACGCGTCGAAGgtagagatcaagggcgtcgggtcTATTGTTTTCCAAGCCAAGACCGGTGAGCAGAGGGTTCTTCATGGCGTCTACTTTATTCCGGCGCTGAAGAACTCTATCCTAAGTCTGGGACAGCTTGATGAAGGAGGGTCCAAGGTTGTGATTGACGATGGCGTGCTTCGCATTTGGGACAAGAGCCGCCGTCTGCTCGCCAAGGTACACAGAGGGAAGAATAGGTTGTATATTCTGCATCTTGAGGCTGCACAACCTCTCTGTCTCGCGGCACGCAAGGATGaagaggcgtggcagtggcacgagcgtttcggccaTCTGCACTTCGACGCACTCCGGCGACTCAGCAAGGAGGAGATGGCGCGCGGGATGCCGGTGGTTGACCATGTTGAGCAGGTGTGTGACACCTGCGTTACCACCAAGCAGAGGCGGCGTTCTTTTCCGGCTGCAGCAGCATACCGTGCCCAGAATCAGCTTGAGCTGGTGCACGGTGACCTGTGCGGTCCGGTCACGCCAGCGACACCGGCGGGCAACCGTTATATCTTGCTGCTCGTCGATGACGCCACCCGCTTTATGTGGGCTGTGTTGCTGCCATCCAAGGACGCagcagcagaagcaattaagaaGGTCAAGGTGGCAGCAGAGGTGGAAAGCGGGCGCAAGTTGAAGGTCCTGCGCACCGACAATGGCGGCGAATTCACCGTCGCGGAGTTTACTGCATACTGCGCTGATGAAGGTATTAAACGGCATTTCAGTGCCCCTTATTCACCGCAACAGaacggtgttgttgagcgcagGAACCAAACAGTGGTGGCCATGGCACGAGCTTTGCTCAAGCAACGCCAGATGCCCTCTCGGTTTTGGGGGGAGGCTGTGATGACGGCTGTGCACATTCTGAATCGATCCCCGACGAAGGCGCTGAAGAATGCCACTCCTTATGAGGCGTGGCACGGCCGGGCACCAACAGTCGGCCACCTCAAGGTCTTTGGCTGTGTGGCTTATACCCGGCGGCTTACTCAGCTTCGCAAGCTCGATGACCGCGGCGAGGCTGGCGTGTTTATCGGCTATGCGGAAGGGGCCAAGGCATACCGTATCTATGATCCAGTGTCCCAGCGCGTGCGTGTTAGCCGCGATGTGGTGTTCGACGAAGGCCGCGGCTGGGACTGGGCATCACCGGCAGCAGGCACACCAGAAGCAGCGAGCAGTGAGTTTACTGTTGAATTCCCATGGGCGGAGGAACTCCCTGAAGCAGGAAGTTCAGCGTCGCCTTCACTATCTCCTCCGCCACATCCTGCATCGCCTGGTTTCTCCCCGGTGAATGCAGGAGAGCCTGCAGCGGAAGCAGAGGAGCCCGCAGCGGAGGCAGAGGCGCCTGCGTCGCCCAGAACACCTACACCAGCTCCAGCAAGTCCTCAGGTTGAGCATGTGACCCCcctggaggatgatgatgaaaggGTGGATGCCTGCCACGACGATGAAGAACTCCGCTATCGGAAGATTCATGACATTATTGGTGATCAGCCAACCCCTCCGCCGGCGCAGCGGCTGTTTGCAGAACTGAATCTCACCCATTCTGGTGAGCCTACAAGCTATGAAGAAGCCAAAGATGATCCAGATTGGCAAGCAGCGATGAAGGAGGAGCTGAGATCAGTAGAGCGGAATGGGACTTGGGAACTTGTTTCTCCCCGTCCTGGTCACCGTCCAATTTCACTGAAATGGGTGTTTAAGCTGAAGAAGGATGAACATGGAGCTGTAATTAGGcacaaggcaagacttgtggccCGTGGTTTTGTGCAGCAGGAAGGAGTTGATTATGAAGATGcttttgcaccagttgcaaggatGGAATCAGTGCGTGTTTTGCTTGCCCTAGCAGCACAAGAGGGATGGGCAGTACATCACATGGATGTGAAGTTTGCATTTTTGAATGGAGAACTCCAGGAGGAGGTTTATGTTACACAGCCTCCAGGTTTTGTAGTATCAGGAGAGGAGAAGAAAGTGTACAGGCTGCACAAGGCTCTGTATGGCCTAAGACAGGCTCCTCGggcatggaatgccaagcttgactTGACTCTCAAGCAGATGGGTTTTGAGCAGAATGTGTATGAAGCTGCTATGTACAGGAAGGGACCAGGTGACTCCCTACTGGTAATTAGAGTCTAtgttgatgatttgatcatcacaGGAGTCAATCAGCAGAAGATTGAAGCTTTCAAGGCAAAGATGAAGCAAACCTTTGAAATGAGTGATTTGGGTCTTCTGTCTTTCTATCTGGGAGTTGAGGTGAGACAATCAGAGGGGAGCATCACTCTGAAGCAAACCCATTATGCTAAGAAGATACTTGAGCTTGGTGGTATGGCAGGTTGTAATCCAGCCACCACACCCATGGAAGAAAGGTTGAAATTGAGCAAGGAAAGCACAGCAAAGGAAGTAAATCCAACTCAGTACAGAAGACTGGTTGGCAGCTTGAGATACCTAGTGCACACAAGACCAGATTTGGCTTTTGCTGTAGGGTATGTTAGCAGATTTCTGGAGAAGCCAACAACTGAACATcttcaggctgtgaagaggatcttgAGATACCTGGCTGGTACTCTAGATCATGGGCTCTGCTACACCAGAACAACAGGCAAAGCAAGGTTTGTGGGTTACAGTGATTCAGATTTGGCTGGAGATGTTGATTCAAGCAAAAGCACAACTGGATGTTTGTTCTTCCTTGGAACCAGCCTGGTCAGCTGGCAGTCTGTCAAACAGAGAGTTGTTGCTCTGTCTAGCTGTGAGGCTGAATATGTGGCGATGACAACAGCTGCAACCCAAGCTTTGTGGTTGTCAAGACTGTTTGCAGATTTGTTGGGAAGAAAAGTTGAGGTGGTGGAACTCAGAGTAGACAATAAGTCTGCTCTGGCTTTGGCAAAGAATCCTGTTTTCCATGACAGGAGCAAGCAtattagaatcaagcatcatttcATCATAGATTGTGTGGAAGAAGGTAGCATCAAGACAGAGTTCATTCCCACTGCAGATCAGCTCGCTAATATACTGACTAAAGCCTTGGGCAAAACCAAGCTGGAAGAGATGAGGAGCAGGATTGGGATCAAGGAGATCAAGATTAGTTGAAGCAGGTCTTAGGGGGAGAAATGTAGTTAATAAGCCCTGCTTCCTAAGCACTTCCTAGATAACTATGCTAGTTAATTACAGTCATTAAAGACCTTGGGCAGCCCAAGAGGTGTGTACGACTGCCAAGGCACCTATCTGATTAGCTATGCTCTAGTGAGCTGTTTGTAATCAATGCAAtgtctatctatatatataatcaaGGAGACGGCCTGGGGTTAGTGGCTTTTCAGGCTAATCAAGTCTGTGTTACCTCCAACAGCCTGTGCCCCTCCATTCCTTTGTATTTTCTTGTCTTTCTAAGAAAAGACTCTGACCAGGGGGGAGACATTCCCCAGATTTTGCCCTTAAGAAGTTTGTGCAGACCTTTGAACCCAGACAGGTAACGGGGGGTTTCATCAACCCTTGAACTTCAACAGTCTTACCAGTGCTACCCTCCATTTTTTTGTCTTCTTGTCTCTTAATTTCTTTCATATGTTTGTAGGCACTATTTATAAGAGCTGCTCCATCTTAGATCTGGAGTTTTTGTGCTTAAATCAAGAATCTTAAGACAGTTTTTGTCTATAATAGAAGGAAAACAGCTCAAACAAACAACTCAGGAGATTTTTGGACCTGGAGCTCTGCTAAACCGTTACTCCTTTTTTCAGGGTTCTTGCTCTTAATTGCCTTAGCAAGCTAGCGTATAACAACCATTCTTCTGATTTAACAGAGAAACACATGTAGTAGAATGATTTCTCATCAATATAAAGCAGTATGGATGTGCACTTGGTGTTTTCTGGTTTCTGACAGACCGGGCATGAAAGTGAATGGGTTATTGGGTTTTGAATTGTGTCTGGGACGACAGTAGAGATGAACATTATATGGAGAAAATGAGGCAGACAATTTTAACGTGACTTTGACCATGGGCTGCTAGTTAATATCCATCAATTCACAATGATATTGTTTCAGGAAAACTTGAGCATTAGTGCCACCTTGAATTAAAACAAAATTTTTATTATCTCTAGAAAACAAGTAATTAAGTTTTAACAGTTTAACATATCCCTGGTATACTAAGGGCCACTTTATGTAATACTCCTTTGCGCTTTTGTAGTGCTTGGTAGAAGGTACTACGTTTTCTCAGGTGTAACAACATCATTTCATTATTTTAGGTGGCTGCCGCCCTTGACAAGATAGATGACTTTGTTGAATTGCAAAATCTGGATGCATTATCTTCAGAGAAGTAAGTGATTTATGCTttaccttgaagtctaccccctctctctctctcttttttttttgaaatttcagGGCTTTGAATACTAGGCTGCGATGGTTATGATGCATCCAATGCCCACGCTTTTATGTTTGAGAACTAGTATATAAGTACATCAAGATATTCCTTTGGTGAAATTTAGCATAGCCTTTTCTTCACTTGTTTCTGTTTTAAGTTACCCAATATAGTTCATTTGATTGCAGGACTACTGTtgaagaaatcaaagaaaaggtCTCAAGAGCAAAGAAGCATGAAATTGAACATTTGACGGGTTTACTGAAAAAGGTATTGAATCGGTTTTGCAGACTATGGGTGTGGCAAACTTAGGCTTAGGCGGCCTTGATTCACGGCCAGTTGAACCATGTGTACATCCCGCAATGTGGCTGTAGGGAAAACTGGAGAGCGATACATGCGGGTGTTTGGGTATGCATGAGTGTGACAGTCCTACATAAATGAATGCAAATCTGAATAATGAGAGTCGAATTTATTAGTTGCATGACATTGTCCTAAAATATGTGAGCCCTTTGGGTGGGCATGTAATCGTCTAGAGGTGTTGTGTTTACTCGGTAAATTGAATAACTATAGTTCTCTCTTGCTCCAAGAATTGCTAACCCAACTTAACATGTCCTATGTAGTGTTAATAACTGTTACTTGAATTTGCAGTAGATTAGTACAGCTTAGGGTGTGTCTGTGCAGCAGCTAGTCTCCTTCATGATGCACCAAGGCTTTATATGAGCTCATTGATCTAGGGAGTCAATTTGGTTAAAATTGTATGGTTGCACACTATATGAGAAAGATGCTTGTATGTAGGAAATGTGTTTAATAATGACTTCTCTGGGTGTTTGCATTATGATAATGAAGTCtgaataaattctgagaaaaaatGATAACTTAGTGGTTGGCATAAATCCATAGGCATAAATTTCTAAACCAGTCCCTTAAGATAATTAGAAAGATGTAGGGTGGTATTTTGCAGGCTTTCCAGATTGTTAAAGAACATGAGTTTTTGTGGTCTGAAGCTCCCACTATGAATGATCTAATTGTCTGTACAGTTTTGCCATCTTAAAAGTTCAGTCCTCTTACTAGCATGAATCCAGAGTTATAAATCCCCTTATGAAGTTCCCTGGTCCTTAAGCATGTTGggtggagtgacggtgttgacttTAAGGATAGCCAATGATTCTATTAAAATGTACTCTTCATGTTTACTGTGCACGAGAGGATAAGTTGAGGATTTGTTAAAGTTAGGCAAACTACACCTTAGTTACCTGTGTTAGTATATACTTTAATAGTTTAATTTTCTAACATAACTAAATAGGTCTCTGTCATTGGTTTTCAGTTAGAGCTTAGAGGAAAGAGTTTAAGCCTTATATAATCAATATGTTTTTCctttaaaatgatttatgagcctgttCTTATGCTGATGATCAATATGTGGCCTTACTCAACCCTCAAGTGTTCCATTAATAGTGAATTAATCTTTGATTTCATAGGTTCTTCAGTTAACCTTGTGTTCATAACCTCTGTCTTCTGCAAAAGAGAATACTTGCAAAAAGGTTAGGTTGACATGTGGGGGTTAAGTTAAACACATGCCAATTAATCTAGTAATGGGAATAGAATAACCCCCTTCAGTCCATACATATTGGGAGGGATTAAGGGGGGAAATTAATTTATtttccacttcaatccacatgtattggtATGGAGGGATTGGTTCTATCCAAACAAGTCCTTAGTTTATTATCAAAGCTGGGTCTTTTATGCCCTACCATTGATAAGAAAGATCACTCTTAGTTGATACGACAAGGTAGTCATTTTTCTCACAAGAACATAGGATGAATGTGAGGCTATCACACATTCACACTCTTGAGTTGCAAGCATATTGATTAGTATCACATTGAGGTTTGAGCCTTTATGGACATTTGTTGAAGCTAGGAGATATCTTCCTTATGTGAATATGCATATC encodes:
- the LOC136472213 gene encoding uncharacterized protein, whose amino-acid sequence is MDPAAPGRFDKLQSSFKLTVQCLLTACSREVVNEAFSSFTDAEKERLHRMLTLVMKNTHANIMDEFNDFCQETQVAAALDKIDDFVELQNLDALSSEKTTVEEIKEKVSRAKKHEIEHLTGLLKKVEESNNVMKARIELLKLGEDSTAARDVLNKVTQWNCRFTGALRS